In Ornithorhynchus anatinus isolate Pmale09 chromosome 17, mOrnAna1.pri.v4, whole genome shotgun sequence, the following proteins share a genomic window:
- the CRYBA1 gene encoding beta-crystallin A3: MTQTNPLPGPLGPWKVTIYDQENFQGKRMEFTASCPNVTECGFDNIRSLKVECGAWIGFEHTSFCGQQFVLERGDYPCWEAWSGSNAYHIERLTSFRPICSANHKESKITIFEKQNFIGRQWELCDDYPSLQAMGWPNNEVGSMKIQCGAWVCYQYPGYRGYQYILECDHHGGDYKHWREWGSHAQTFQIQSMRRIQQ; encoded by the exons ATGACTCAGACAAACCCCCTGCCCGGGCCTCTGGGGCCATGGAAG GTCACCATCTACGACCAAGAGAACTTCCAGGGCAAAAGGATGGAGTTCACGGCCTCCTGTCCCAACGTGACCGAGTGCGGCTTTGACAACATCAGGTCCCTGAAGGTGGAATGTGGAGC CTGGATTGGTTTTGAACACACAAGCTTCTGCGGGCAGCAGTTTGTCCTGGAGAGAGGGGATTACCCATGCTGGGAAGCTTGGAGCGGGAGCAACGCTTACCACATCGAACGCCTGACCTCCTTCCGTCCCATCTGCTCTGCC AACCATAAGGAGTCCAAGATCACCATCTTCGAGAAACAGAACTTCATTGGACGGCAGTGGGAGCTGTGTGATGACTACCCCTCACTGCAGGCCATGGGCTGGCCTAACAATGAAGTGGGCTCCATGAAGATCCAGTGTGGCGC TTGGGTTTGTTACCAGTATCCCGGGTATCGTGGCTACCAATATATCTTGGAGTGTGACCATCACGGAGGCGACTACAAACACTGGAGAGAGTGGGGTTCTCACGCCCAGACTTTCCAGATTCAGTCCATGCGTCGGATTCAACAGTAG